The Lactuca sativa cultivar Salinas chromosome 2, Lsat_Salinas_v11, whole genome shotgun sequence genome includes a window with the following:
- the LOC111897356 gene encoding uncharacterized protein LOC111897356, with protein MGDEIDTPTWEISVHSPIIEQVISKYKLKLKYGGFFRLARNSCRQVYCFGSTKSLYIDTCSYGLNHLLEEVKKHYPSQSDIVLSIVFVDKHAKEQCFIELDNDERFMVMLSMYNEEKEVTIYVTTEKLRYNCKLFSCQDQVIDESDDENETDSICLSQESYHSLHSSDNEYELLNYGETYAYSKINPFMKVNSKFPSAVSFRRALNHYALTNEFEYVIEKSDLTRLTACCDDKKCKWRIHASLTQDGVTFEVKKFVDTHSCTRSNKCGNKHATQGWIADVVTDKLKSEGDVSPADLKKWLMHSYNVEVPYMRVFRGREQAYTDMYGKWDDSYLNIYDFKQEIEKRNPGSIVEIDLQTVGDKKHFLRFFISLTACYKGFLAGCRPYIGLDACHLKGKFNGVLAAATSIDGNNGMFPVAYGVLESENTKSWTWFLKSLEKAIGTPNGLVISSDMQKGLEVAITQVYPDIEHRECLRHLCSNFKKHYRGDFFMSKLWEAANTYSVSKHDRLLNEIATVSKDAILYLNENHKKIWSRSKFGTLVKCDYITNNISETFNSWVGDIRYKPVLDLLDAIREKLMERFDKKRSKVKKWKGPLVPKAKNYLKTITKNLGEFQVCRSSDNKAEVNYKGSRWDVILDEKKCSCKKWQVTGLPCVHAAAFIAFTREPSWDKYVDTYFTVDKFKEAYALEIGPMPGKDQWVHIETVDKIYPPIIKRPPGRPKKNRIVPRDEPKKRHRCPRCGMYGHHQRTCKNPAHQGFDETSTSKKKEHKRS; from the exons ATGGGTGATGAGATTGATACACCGACATGGGAAATAAGTGTTCACTCCCCGATAATTGA GCAAGTCATATCGAAATACAAGCTTAAACTGAAATATGGAGGCTTCTTTCGGTTAGCTAGGAACTCATGTAGGCAAGTATATTGTTTTGGATCTACAAAATCTCTCTATATAGACACATGTTCGTACGGCTTAAATCATCTACTTGAAGAGGTGAAAAAACATTATCCATCACAAAGTGATATTGTTTTGTCAATAGTATTTGTTGACAAACATGCAAAAGAGCAATGCTTTATTGAACTTGATAATGATGAGAGGTTCATGGTGATGCTTAGCATGTATAATGAGGAGAAAGAAGTAACAATTTATGTGACAACCGAAAAATTAAGGTATAACTGTAAATTGTTTAGTTGTCAAGATCAAGTTATTGATGAATCTGATGATGAAAATGAGACAGACTCAATTTGCCTAAGTCAAGAAAGTTATCATAGTCTTCATAGTTCTGATAATGAATATGAGCTTCTAAATTATGGTGAAACTTATGCATATAGTAAGATAAATCCATTTATGAAAGTGAATTCTAAATTCCCAAGTGCAGTTTCTTTTAGAAGAGCATTAAACCATTATGCACTAACAAATGAATTTGAGTATGTCATTGAGAAAAGTGATTTGACAAGACTTACAGCATGTTGTGACGATAAAAAGTGCAAATGGAGAATTCATGCTTCTCTTACACAAGATGGGGTTACGTTTGAA GTTAAGAAATTTGTAGATACTCATTCTTGTACTCGAAGCAACAAGTGTGGTAACAAACATGCCACTCAAGGGTGGATTGCTGATGTTGTAACCGACAAGTTGAAATCTGAAGGCGATGTCTCTCCTGCCGACCTGAAAAAGTGGCTTATGCATAGCTACAATGTTGAAGTACCATATATGAGAGTCTTTAGAGGAAGGGAGCAAGCTTATACCGATATGTATGGCAAGTGGGATGACTCTTATCTAAATATATATGATTTCAAACAGGAAATTGAAAAGAGAAACCCAGGAAGTATCGTGGAGATTGATTTACAGACAGTGGGTGACAAAAAACATTTCCTACGCTTTTTTATATCTTTAACAGCATGTTACAAGGGTTTTCTTGCTGGTTGTCGTCCTTACATTGGGCTTGATGCTTGTCATTTGAAAGGGAAATTTAATGGTGTGTTAGCCGCTGCCACAAGTATAGATGGTAACAATGGTATGTTTCCAGTAGCCTATGGTGTGCTTGAGTCGGAGAATACAAAATCATGGACTTGGTTTCTCAAGTCACTAGAAAAAGCGATTGGTACACCTAATGGTCTTGTTATCTCCTCTGACATGCAAAAAGGGTTAGAAGTAGCTATTACACAGGTTTATCCTGATATCGAGCATCGAGAATGCTTAAGACATTTATGTAGCAACTTCAAGAAACATTATCGAGGTGACTTTTTCATGAGCAAGCTATGGGAGGCTGCAAATACCTACTCTGTTAGTAAGCATGACAGATTGTTAAATGAAATTGCTACTGTAAGTAAAGATGCAATTTTATATTTGAATGAGAACCATAAAAAGATATGGAGTAGAAGTAAGTTTGGCACACTTGTCAAGTGTGATTACATCACCAACAATATTTCAGAAACTTTTAACTCTTGGGTAGGTGACATACGTTATAAACCAGTGCTTGATCTCCTTGATGCAATTAGAGAAAAGCTTATggaacgatttgacaagaaaaggAGTAAGGTGAAAAAATGGAAAGGACCACTAGTTCCAAAAGCAAAGAACTATCTCAAAACAATCACTAAG AACTTGGGTGAATTTCAAGTTTGTAGAAGCAGTGATAATAAAGCAGAAGTGAACTACAAAGGAAGTCGGTGGGATGTTATATTGGATGAGAAAAAATGTAGTTGTAAAAAATGGCAAGTTACAGGCCTTCCGTGTGTACATGCAGCTGCTTTTATTGCTTTCACAAGGGAGCCTAGTTGGGACAAATATGTTGATACATATTTCACAGTCGACAAATTTAAAGAAGCATATGCTTTAGAAATTGGTCCGATGCCCGGAAAAGATCAATGGGTGCATATAGAGACAGTCGATAAGATATACCCACCTATTATAAAACGGCCGCCTGGACGACCTAAAAAGAATAGAATTGTACCACGTGACGAGCCCAAGAAACGACACAGATGTCCGCGTTGTGGTATGTATGGACACCATCAAAGGACTTGCAAAAATCCCGCGCATCAAGGTTTTGATGAAACATCCACTAGCAAGAAGAAAGAACACAAAAGATCATGA